Sequence from the Candidatus Zixiibacteriota bacterium genome:
AGTCGATCAACTACCTCTTCGCCTACGGTTTTTCGATCGCCGCCGCCACGCTGGTGGGGCAGAATCTCGGCGCGGGAAATCCGGCCCGCGCCGCCGCGTTGACCCGCAAGACACTGGTCATCGTGTCGATCTATACGCTCCTGACGTCGATCGTCTTTATGCTGTTCCCGCGGACGATCATGCACGTCTTCGTCGACGACCCACAGTTGCTCCAAGCCGGGTCGCACTACATCCGCATCCTGGCGCTCTCACAGGTCTTCATGGCGTGGGAGATCGTCTTGGAGGGCGCCTTCTCCGGGGCGGGTGACACAATGCCGCCGATGATCGTCGCCATCCCCGGCGCGGTACTGCGCATCCCGAGCGCGTGGGTCCTTGGCGTGTGGCTCGGTCTCGGGCCCGACGGCGTGTGGTGGACAATCACGACGACGACCGTCGTCAAGGGCGTGGCCCTCTATGTCTGGTTTTCGCTGGGGCGTTGGCGGAAACGTCGTGTTCTATGATCCGGTGTCAAGCCGCCGTTGGCGCTTGCCATCTCGTGTGCTATGTTCCCGGCTATGACGGCTCACGAGCCCCCACCTTCGCGTACCGGCTGGGTTTTCTCCGACCTTTTTTTGCAGCACAATGCGGCGTTGCCTCATCCGGAATCCCCGGCACGGCTGCAGGCGATCCGGGACGCCCTCCGGCATGCTGACATCTTGCCGCTCCTTCACCCATTGGAATTCGGCGAAGCATCCACCGCCGAGGTCGAGCGCGTGCACAGTGCGACGTACCGCGGGCTCTTGGATCACGCCGAGGGACAGTGGCTCGATTCGGATACCTATGTCGGTCCCGGTTCGCCACAAATCGCCCGTCTGGCCGCCGGTGGTGTGATCGCAGCGGCACGGGATGTGTGGCTGGGACGGCTCGCCAATGCCTTCTGTGCCGTCCGCCCGCCGGGGCACCATGCGCTCGCCGGGCGCGGCATGGGATTCTGCCTGTTGAACAACATCGCCATTGCCGCCGCGAATCTCCTCGCCGAAGTGCCGGATGCACGAGTGTTGATTGTCGACTGGGACGTTCACCACGGCAACGGCACGCAAGCCATCTTCTACGATTCGGCGCGGGTCATGTACGCGTCCATTCACCAGTATCCGTTCTATCCGGGGACCGGCGCGGCCGACGAGACCGGACACGGACCGGGATTGGGGTTTACGGTGAATCGACCTCTGAGAGCCGGGGCGGGAGACCCTGAATTCCTGGATGCGCTCGATGCCATTCTTGGTGGCCCTGCCCGTCGGTTCGCACCCGACATTGTGCTCGTCTCGGCCGGGTTTGATGCGCATCGCGACGACCCGCTGGCCCAATTGGACGTGACCACGCCGGCGTTCGCGGAGGCGACAAGCATGGTCTGTTCATTCGCGCGGGACGTCTGCGGCGGTCGTTTGGTCTCCGTGTTGGAGGGGGGATACAATCTGGCCGCGCTCGGTGATTCTGTCGCCGCGCACGTGCAGATACTGATCGATACCGGCACAACAAATCGGCTGAAGGGAGACACAGATTGACGCGTTACGTGCGCTTCACTTGGCGGGGCGGGGAATACTGGGGAACACACGAGGCCGGGGGTGTTCGTCGCTGGAGCGATGCCCCCTACATGGGGGGCGTGCCCGGAGAACGAGTCCATCCGTTGGATCAGATCACATGGCTCGCCCCCGTCGTGCCTTCCAAGATCATCGCCGTGGGATTGAACTATGCTCCCCATGTCGCCGAGAGCGCCTCGGCCGATGCGATTCCCGAGGAACCGGTCATTTTTCTGAAACCGACGACGGCGCTGCTACCTCCCGGTGGGCAAATCGTGCTACCCGCCGGGGTCGACCGCGTCGACTATGAGGGCGAACTCGGCGTTGTGATCGGCAAGGGAGGGCGAATGATCTCCCGCGAACACGCCTTGGATCACGTGCTTGGCTTCACCATCGTCAATGACGTCACCGCTCGCAATCTGCAGAAGAAGGACAAGCAGTGGACCCGCGCCAAGGGATTCGACACCTTCTGCCCGGTCGGACCGTGGGTGCAGGCAGATTCTGATTGGCGGGGCTCGGGGCTGACCACCCGCGTGAACGGCGACGTGCGTCAACAAACCACCTTCGACCAGATGATCTTCGGCGTCCCGGAGTTGATCGCCTTCATCTCCGGAGTGATGACGCTGCTGCCGGGCGATTTGATCTCGACCGGAACTCCCGCCGGTGTCGGCCCGTTGTCACCCGGCGACAACGTGGAGATCGAGATCGCAGGGCTCGGCGTCCTGAGCAACACCGTCATCGCATCCGGCCAGTGAAGATGATGTGGATGCCAATCCTGCAACGCATCTGTCATCCTGAGCGAAGCGAAGGATCTGCTGTTTCGCTCTTTGGATGCCAGAATGGTATGGTCGGTCTATTGCGGTGGGCCAGAGCCGTGGCGCTCGTGGTCTTCCTGTCAGGCATTGGACTGATCAATCCCAGGGCGGCGACCGCCCAAGACACCTCCCCGCCGCTAATCCTCGAACACGCCGATTCCACCGAGTGGATTCACACGGACACCGCGAGCGAGTACCGCCTCTATGGCAACGTCTCATTCGTCCATGGCAACACGTCGCTTCTGAGTGATCGCGCGGTGTGGCAGCAGGACGTCGGCCTGGTCGCGTTCGACGGCAACGTGCACATCGCCCAGCCGGGGTTGTCGTTTGTCGCGCGGCATGTCGAATACGAGCGCGATGGGCAATCCGCCCGGGCCCTCGGCGACGTCCTCATCGAGGATACGACCGGGGGCTTCGCGCTTGTCTCACAACGGGCCCGTTTCGAACGCGGGGCCAATGTCGCGGTGGCCGATTCTCTGCCGCTCTTGCGCTGGGACTTCTTCCTCGATTCATCCGACCAGACGATCATTCGCGCCGACACCATTACGTACTTTCGTGACGAGAAACGCGGCATCGGTGCCGGCTCAGTTCACGTCTGGAAAGGCGACTGGGAGGCGCAAGGTGAGCGTGGTGAAATCTGGCCCGACTCTGGACGCGCGCTCCTCACCGGGAAACCCCGCGCCGTCGGCAGCGGCGGCATTGTCACCGGGGATACCCTGATTCTCTCCTTCGTCGAGAGGCGCGTTGACCGGGTGACCGCGATCGGCAACGCCGACGGCTCCTACCGCGACACGACCGTCGCCCTCAAGGACAGAGGGACCAGTATCCTCCGCGGCCGCGTCGCGGACTTCTTCCTGTCGAATGACTCGTTGCGCGCCATCCGTGTACGCGGTCAGGCCTACACCGATTTCCAACCCGATGATACGGCGCAGGGTGCCAATCATGCCTCCGGCGACTCACTGTGGCTGCACTTCGCCAGTGGTCGTTTGGCAACCGTGACCATTGACGGCGGCGCCCAGGGACGCTACACCGCTCCCCGATCCGGCGGCGGCACAGACAGCGTCGACTACAAAGCCGCGCGCATTCGGTTCGTCCCCGATTCCCAGCGTGTCGATCTGGAGAGATCCGGCCAGTTGCACTATCAGACCATCCTCCTCGACGCCGGGCGCATCTCTTATTGGACCAACCGCAAAAACCTCCTGGCGCGGCCGTTGCCGGAGCCCGACTCGGCCGGCAAGCCGCAGCAGATGCCGCGCCTCGCCGACGGCACACAGGTGATCACCGGGCAGCAGCTCACCTACAACATCGACTCGCGTCGAGGCCGCATCCGCGGCTCGGCCACCGAGTTTGAAGGCGCCTACTATCACGGCGGCGATTTCCGCAAGTACACCGACAGCGTGTTCTTCGTCACGCATGGCACCTACACGACCTGCAACCTCGAACAGCCGCACTTTCACTTTTCCAGCCGGGACATGGAGATCATCCGCAATGACAAGGTGATCGCGCGTCCGGTCGTGATGCGGATCGGCGAGCTCCCGGTCGCGATCCTGCCGTACTACATATTTCCGATCAAACGCGGCCGCCACTCCGGATTCCTGCCGTTGCGGATCGGCAACTTCCAGCGCGGCGAGCGGTTCATCGGCAACGTCGGGTACTACTGGGCGGCCTCCGACTACTATGATCTCAGCGGCGCCCTCGACTACAATGAAGCGACCGGAGTGCTCCTACATGGACGGGTCAACTACGCCTGGCGTTATCACTTCAGCGGTAATCTCTCCGGCTCATACGCACATGAGACCCACTACTCCAGCACCGGCACGTCTCGGGCCACACGCTGGAGTCTCGTCGGTTCCCATCAGCAGACTCTGTCGCCGACCACCACGCTGGCCGGCAATGCCGATTTTGTGTCCGATCGGTCCTACTATCAGAACTACAGCTACGATCCTTCCGACACACGCCGCCGCACCGTGCGCTCGCAACTGAACTTCAACAAACGTTGGCGCGGCGCTTCGATCACCGCCTACGTCGAGAACACCGAGAACCTCGACACCGACAGCCGCACCCGGCGGCTACCGCAGTTGGAGTTCTCGCTGTTCCAGAGACGGCTGTTTGCTCCCGATTCGGGAGCCACTGCGCGTTGGTACCACAATGCCTATGTGTCGCTGTCGTCGCGGCTGTCGTACTATCAGAGCCGCAATCCGACACCCGGCGATACCACCGGGCAATTCGACGAGAAGCGCTACGTTACGGTCGATCATGCGGCGGGGATTAGCTTCCCGCAGCGCGTGATCAAGTACATCAACGTGTCCCCCAATGCGTCGTTGGCGGAGACATGGTACTACGTGGCGAGCACGCGTCTCGCCCGTGATGCCGGCATTCCGGTCGAGGAACCCGCGCGGCGCATGTCTGGGACGATGGGCGTCAGCGCCAGCACGAATCTCTATGGATTCCTCAACCCGCGCCTCTGGGGCGTGAATGCGATTCGCCACACCATGTCGCCGCGCATCAGCTATGCGTTCACGCCGGCTGTGACCCGTCACGACGAACTGCGCAGCTTCACCGGCACCGGCGGCGGCTCGTCCCGCCGCAGCCAGGCGATCTCATTTTCGCTCGCGAATGTCCTCGATGCC
This genomic interval carries:
- a CDS encoding histone deacetylase encodes the protein MTAHEPPPSRTGWVFSDLFLQHNAALPHPESPARLQAIRDALRHADILPLLHPLEFGEASTAEVERVHSATYRGLLDHAEGQWLDSDTYVGPGSPQIARLAAGGVIAAARDVWLGRLANAFCAVRPPGHHALAGRGMGFCLLNNIAIAAANLLAEVPDARVLIVDWDVHHGNGTQAIFYDSARVMYASIHQYPFYPGTGAADETGHGPGLGFTVNRPLRAGAGDPEFLDALDAILGGPARRFAPDIVLVSAGFDAHRDDPLAQLDVTTPAFAEATSMVCSFARDVCGGRLVSVLEGGYNLAALGDSVAAHVQILIDTGTTNRLKGDTD
- a CDS encoding fumarylacetoacetate hydrolase family protein, coding for MTRYVRFTWRGGEYWGTHEAGGVRRWSDAPYMGGVPGERVHPLDQITWLAPVVPSKIIAVGLNYAPHVAESASADAIPEEPVIFLKPTTALLPPGGQIVLPAGVDRVDYEGELGVVIGKGGRMISREHALDHVLGFTIVNDVTARNLQKKDKQWTRAKGFDTFCPVGPWVQADSDWRGSGLTTRVNGDVRQQTTFDQMIFGVPELIAFISGVMTLLPGDLISTGTPAGVGPLSPGDNVEIEIAGLGVLSNTVIASGQ
- the lptD gene encoding LPS assembly protein LptD → MPILQRICHPERSEGSAVSLFGCQNGMVGLLRWARAVALVVFLSGIGLINPRAATAQDTSPPLILEHADSTEWIHTDTASEYRLYGNVSFVHGNTSLLSDRAVWQQDVGLVAFDGNVHIAQPGLSFVARHVEYERDGQSARALGDVLIEDTTGGFALVSQRARFERGANVAVADSLPLLRWDFFLDSSDQTIIRADTITYFRDEKRGIGAGSVHVWKGDWEAQGERGEIWPDSGRALLTGKPRAVGSGGIVTGDTLILSFVERRVDRVTAIGNADGSYRDTTVALKDRGTSILRGRVADFFLSNDSLRAIRVRGQAYTDFQPDDTAQGANHASGDSLWLHFASGRLATVTIDGGAQGRYTAPRSGGGTDSVDYKAARIRFVPDSQRVDLERSGQLHYQTILLDAGRISYWTNRKNLLARPLPEPDSAGKPQQMPRLADGTQVITGQQLTYNIDSRRGRIRGSATEFEGAYYHGGDFRKYTDSVFFVTHGTYTTCNLEQPHFHFSSRDMEIIRNDKVIARPVVMRIGELPVAILPYYIFPIKRGRHSGFLPLRIGNFQRGERFIGNVGYYWAASDYYDLSGALDYNEATGVLLHGRVNYAWRYHFSGNLSGSYAHETHYSSTGTSRATRWSLVGSHQQTLSPTTTLAGNADFVSDRSYYQNYSYDPSDTRRRTVRSQLNFNKRWRGASITAYVENTENLDTDSRTRRLPQLEFSLFQRRLFAPDSGATARWYHNAYVSLSSRLSYYQSRNPTPGDTTGQFDEKRYVTVDHAAGISFPQRVIKYINVSPNASLAETWYYVASTRLARDAGIPVEEPARRMSGTMGVSASTNLYGFLNPRLWGVNAIRHTMSPRISYAFTPAVTRHDELRSFTGTGGGSSRRSQAISFSLANVLDAKLHSGDKEKKVSLLNFGLSTRYDFERDTRRWSTLAGNVRTNLVQRLDLSADATWDLYDPTTLELKWTDPRLLNFGVSAAMSLRGSASALTSVTAIGEEGRTRDTSQAGAKLPFNASFSYRYDEARALTYTSKTHWLGWRFDFSPTSNWSIHYQQTYDLAGGRITDERFEFRRDLHCWEAVFYWVPGGGHQGYYFRINVKAIPDIKIERSESGLLGAFRQY